The proteins below are encoded in one region of Desulfuromonas acetexigens:
- the pckA gene encoding phosphoenolpyruvate carboxykinase (ATP): MSKASAVSAQELGLKSIGKVYHNLGYDELFDHETANGEGRVSANGTMMVDTGKFTGRSPKDKYFVHQKPSFENIAWGKVNVAMAPEVFDELYAEVTDYLSGKDLYVTDGFCGSNEKTRKSVRFITEFAWQSHFVKNMFIRPEGDDIRDFAPNFTVYNASNLVNKNWEKHGLNSEVFVVFNIEKNVAIIGGTWYGGEMKKGIFTMMNYWLPLQGILSMHCSANVGKEGDVCLFFGLSGTGKTTLSTDAARKLIGDDEHGWDDDGVFNFEGGCYAKCINLSAESEPEIYNAIQRNALLENVVADDDGVIDFDSRAKTENTRVSYPIEHIENHEASLKAGHPKNIIFLTCDAFGVLPPVSKLTKEQAMYYFLSGYTAKVAGTERGVTEPQATFSACFGEAFLPLHPTAYAKLLGEKMEKHGVNAYLVNTGWTGGGYGVGKRMSIKATRACVNAILDGSIEKAEFDQTRWFRLHIPKSLPGVDSALLNPRNAWPDAESFDRTANKLCGMFIENFKKYIKDGDDFDFTQAGPRV, translated from the coding sequence ATGAGCAAAGCAAGTGCGGTAAGTGCCCAGGAACTGGGGCTGAAAAGCATCGGCAAGGTTTATCACAATCTCGGGTATGACGAGCTTTTCGACCATGAAACCGCCAATGGCGAAGGGCGGGTTTCCGCCAACGGCACCATGATGGTCGACACCGGCAAATTCACCGGGCGCTCCCCCAAGGACAAATACTTTGTCCACCAGAAACCTTCTTTCGAAAATATCGCCTGGGGCAAGGTCAACGTCGCCATGGCCCCCGAGGTTTTCGACGAACTCTACGCCGAAGTCACCGACTACCTTTCCGGCAAGGATCTCTACGTTACCGACGGTTTCTGCGGTTCTAACGAAAAGACCCGCAAATCCGTGCGTTTCATCACCGAATTCGCCTGGCAGTCGCACTTCGTCAAGAACATGTTCATCCGTCCCGAAGGGGACGACATCCGGGACTTCGCTCCCAACTTCACCGTCTACAACGCCAGCAACCTGGTGAACAAAAACTGGGAGAAACACGGCCTCAACTCCGAGGTCTTCGTCGTCTTCAATATCGAGAAGAACGTCGCCATCATCGGCGGCACCTGGTACGGCGGCGAGATGAAGAAGGGCATCTTCACCATGATGAACTACTGGCTGCCGCTGCAGGGGATTCTCTCCATGCACTGTAGCGCCAACGTCGGCAAGGAGGGGGACGTCTGCCTCTTCTTCGGGCTCTCCGGCACCGGCAAGACCACCCTGTCGACCGATGCCGCCCGCAAGCTCATCGGCGACGACGAACACGGCTGGGACGATGACGGCGTCTTCAATTTCGAAGGAGGGTGCTACGCCAAGTGCATCAACCTTTCGGCCGAGAGCGAGCCGGAAATTTACAACGCCATCCAGCGCAACGCCCTGCTCGAAAACGTCGTTGCCGACGACGACGGCGTCATCGATTTCGACAGCCGCGCCAAGACCGAGAATACCCGCGTCTCCTATCCCATCGAACATATCGAGAACCACGAGGCGAGCCTCAAGGCCGGCCATCCCAAAAATATCATCTTTCTCACCTGCGACGCCTTCGGCGTACTGCCGCCGGTCTCCAAGCTGACCAAGGAGCAGGCGATGTACTACTTCCTCTCGGGCTACACCGCCAAGGTCGCCGGCACCGAGCGTGGCGTCACCGAGCCCCAGGCGACCTTTTCGGCTTGTTTCGGCGAGGCCTTTTTGCCCCTGCACCCGACCGCTTACGCCAAGCTGCTTGGCGAGAAGATGGAAAAACACGGCGTCAACGCCTATCTGGTCAACACCGGCTGGACCGGCGGCGGTTACGGCGTCGGCAAGCGCATGAGCATCAAGGCGACCCGCGCCTGCGTCAACGCTATCCTCGACGGCAGCATCGAGAAGGCCGAGTTCGACCAGACCCGCTGGTTCCGCCTGCACATCCCGAAGAGCTTGCCCGGCGTCGACAGTGCCCTGCTCAACCCCCGCAACGCCTGGCCCGATGCCGAGTCCTTCGACCGGACGGCGAATAAACTGTGCGGGATGTTTATCGAGAACTTCAAGAAATACATCAAGGACGGCGACGACTTCGACTTCACCCAGGCCGGTCCGCGGGTCTGA
- a CDS encoding cyclase family protein yields MSLIDISVPLSEDLPAFPGDPAIRLERAGVAANPFHLTRLSLGSHAGTHIDAPAHLLGEGATVDAIPLEWLIGPCRVVDLRGRKGAIAAGELKPLPLAGVRRLLLRTDNSELWLRPGFCEDYVGLAPDAANYLVELGIRLVGIDYLSIEPAGETSTVHRTLLGAEVVILEGLNLAGTPAGDYELLCLPLKLIRVDGAPCRAVLRPLA; encoded by the coding sequence ATGTCCCTCATCGACATCTCCGTCCCCCTATCGGAAGACCTGCCCGCCTTCCCCGGCGATCCGGCGATCCGCCTGGAGCGAGCCGGCGTTGCCGCCAATCCTTTTCATCTGACCCGGCTTTCTTTGGGGAGTCACGCCGGCACCCATATCGACGCCCCGGCCCATCTCCTTGGCGAGGGGGCGACCGTCGACGCCATCCCTCTCGAATGGCTGATCGGCCCCTGCCGGGTAGTCGATCTGCGCGGGCGGAAGGGAGCGATTGCCGCCGGCGAGCTCAAACCCTTGCCCTTGGCCGGCGTCCGGCGCCTGCTGCTGCGCACCGACAACTCGGAGCTTTGGCTGCGGCCCGGCTTCTGTGAAGACTATGTCGGCCTCGCCCCCGATGCCGCCAACTACCTGGTGGAGTTGGGCATCCGCCTGGTCGGCATCGACTATCTCTCCATCGAGCCAGCGGGAGAGACAAGCACGGTCCATCGCACCCTCCTCGGCGCCGAGGTGGTGATCCTCGAAGGACTCAATCTGGCCGGGACTCCCGCCGGCGACTATGAACTGCTCTGCCTCCCCCTCAAGCTGATCCGGGTCGACGGCGCCCCCTGCCGGGCGGTGCTGCGCCCCCTGGCCTGA